In Methylocystis echinoides, one genomic interval encodes:
- a CDS encoding YggT family protein, with protein MSYAVLNLLLTILDLYWWIVIVSVILSWLVAFDVLNTRSQAAQTIWRAVDALTEPLLRPIRSVLPAIGGLDLSPLILLLGIQFLQNLLTHSVG; from the coding sequence ATGTCTTATGCGGTCCTTAATCTCCTGCTCACGATCCTCGACCTTTACTGGTGGATCGTGATCGTTTCGGTGATCCTCTCCTGGCTCGTCGCCTTCGACGTGCTCAATACCCGCTCCCAGGCGGCGCAGACCATCTGGCGCGCGGTCGACGCCTTGACCGAACCGCTTTTGCGCCCGATCCGCTCGGTGCTGCCGGCGATCGGCGGGCTCGACCTGTCGCCGCTGATCCTGCTTCTCGGCATCCAATTCCTGCAAAATCTTCTGACCCACAGCGTGGGCTGA
- a CDS encoding site-specific integrase, whose amino-acid sequence MATFTKRGNRWKAQIRRAGFPSLSKSFLSKSDAEKWARDKERSIDRGELPTNHNELKATTLGDLLTRYLEQITPTKRGSNSEAYRLRTMFEHPIAALSLKNLSPAAVASYRDDRLQKVSTGSVRRELAILSHCLEIAKREWGIALKVNPCAEVSKPSNGKARTRRLEAGEFETLDEALRQCGNPLVRHVFLFALATGMRRGEVIALRWEHVDLEQRTAHLPLTKNGDARTVPLSPAALQVLSQLPRQPGGPVFPISGNAVRLAWGRVKARVGIQDLRFHDLRREAISRFFEVGLSVPEVAVCSGHKDTRMLAVYTKLKAQDIAAKL is encoded by the coding sequence ATGGCGACCTTCACCAAACGGGGCAATCGCTGGAAAGCTCAGATCAGGCGAGCTGGCTTCCCGTCCCTTTCAAAGTCCTTCCTCTCAAAATCGGATGCAGAGAAATGGGCGCGGGATAAAGAGCGCTCTATCGACAGGGGCGAGCTTCCGACCAACCATAACGAACTGAAGGCGACGACCCTAGGGGACCTACTGACTCGCTACCTGGAGCAGATCACCCCGACCAAGCGAGGCAGCAATTCGGAAGCCTATCGGCTCCGGACGATGTTTGAGCACCCGATAGCCGCCCTATCGCTCAAGAACCTCTCTCCCGCAGCCGTAGCCTCTTACCGAGACGACAGGCTCCAGAAGGTCTCCACCGGCTCCGTAAGGCGAGAGCTGGCCATCCTCTCCCATTGCCTTGAGATCGCGAAAAGGGAATGGGGAATAGCGCTCAAAGTTAACCCCTGTGCCGAGGTCTCCAAGCCTTCCAACGGGAAGGCCAGAACCAGGAGGCTTGAGGCTGGAGAGTTTGAGACCCTGGACGAAGCCCTCAGGCAATGTGGGAACCCGCTTGTCAGGCACGTCTTTCTATTTGCCTTGGCCACCGGCATGAGGCGAGGCGAGGTCATAGCTCTCCGTTGGGAGCACGTGGACCTGGAGCAGAGAACAGCCCACCTGCCTTTGACCAAAAATGGCGACGCTAGGACGGTTCCCCTGTCTCCCGCAGCCCTGCAAGTTCTGTCTCAGCTTCCGAGGCAGCCTGGAGGCCCAGTGTTCCCAATCTCCGGTAATGCCGTTCGTTTAGCCTGGGGCCGGGTGAAGGCCCGAGTGGGCATCCAGGACCTGCGGTTCCACGACCTTCGAAGGGAAGCGATTAGCCGATTCTTTGAAGTTGGTCTGTCCGTGCCAGAGGTTGCCGTTTGCTCTGGTCATAAGGACACCAGAATGCTGGCGGTCTATACGAAGCTGAAGGCGCAGGACATCGCTGCTAAACTCTAG